The window TAGGGTTCGGAACCGCCTATCCGTTCTCTCCCGGTATTTAAGTTCTCCCAACGCCGAGATCTGGCCGGCAGATGATGGCTACGAGACCATAAGCCTCCGCAACGCCAGGCTGGAGCGGGATAGAGCCTTAAAAGAGAAGGCGCTAGCAGAGGAGGCGCTGAAGGCTCGTCAGGAGGAGCGGAGGCTGCGGTTCCTGTCGAGCTTGACCGATGGCCAGATGGCCTGGATCAAGCACGAGGCGAAAAACACCGTTGATCACTCACCCGGATCGCGACAGGGATTCATCAAAACATCGACTCGACTCGCCCATTACAAGGCCGAGGAAGAGAAGTTTATCGCCGAGTGGTTAGAACGGACGGCATACGGCGAGAGCGTGCCGGAGCACGCGTAGTGGAGTATAGGTGACGCATGATCGTTCCTGACACCATTGCCTGCCCGCAATGTGGCGCCCAGATCCCTTTATCGGATGCCCTGCGGGCCCACATGCGGGAGGACTTCGAACAGACACTCCAGGTCCGCCTCGCCGAGGAGCACGCCAAGGCGCTCGCCCAAGCCAAAGCCGACCTCGCCATTGATCACGCCAATCTCACGGCCGAACTCACTGAGAAGGCCACACAACTCGAAGACAGCCGCACCCGCGAACTCGCACTGCTCAAGAAAGCCCGAACACTGGAAGATGAAAAGGTGGCCCTCGATCTTGAACTCGAACGTCGTCTGCAAGCCGAACGGGCGACCATCGAGCAGACCGTCGAGACCAGACTGGCCGAACAACACCGGCTCCGCGATCTGGAAAAGGACAAGCAGCTCAGCGACCTCCGCCGACAGATCGAAGAGTTGAAGCGCAAAGCGGAGCAGGGATCCCAGCAGAACCAGGGCGAAGCCGCTGAACTCGATCTGGAGGCCATGCTCCGCACCGCCTTTCCGCAGGACGAGATTGCGCCGGTTCCCAAAGGGATCCGCGGCGCCGATGTCATTCAGCGGGTGATCAGTCCGGGCGGCAGAGCCTGCGGCTGTATCGTCTGGGAGGCCAAGAACACCAAAGCCTGGAGTGACGGCTGGCTCGAGAAGCTCCGCGATGACCGGCGAGAGCTGAAGGCCGACGTGGCGGCCATTGCAACCACCGCCCTTCCGAAGGACGTCAAACACCTCGCGCTGGTGGAGGGCGTGTGGGTGACCGACTTCACTGCGTTGCCCGGCCTCGCCACCGCGCTGCGGTCTCAACTGATCCAGGTTGCCTCAGCCCGGGCCGCCGCCCAGGGCCGAGGGACGAAGATGGAGCAGCTCTACGACTACCTCACCGGCACGGACTTTCGACAGCGCGTAGAGGCCATCGCGGAGGCCTTCGTGGCCATGAAGGAGGACCTCGACCGAGAACGGCGGGCGATCGAAAAGATCTGGGCAGCGCGAGAGAAGCAGCTCGGCCGGGCCCTGTCAGGTCTGGCCGGCATGTACGGCGATATGCAGGGCCTTGTCGGAGCCAGCCTGCCCAAGGTCGCACATCTGGAGCTGGGAGCGGGCGACGGGCAGCCAGCGCTTCCGGCCATGGACCATCCCTGATGGCGACAAGTGGATCACGCGCCTGGATCCCAAACAGCGCTTCACCTTCTTCGTGCCTATAACCTCGAATCCTCACACCAAGCGATTCTCTAAT of the Candidatus Methylomirabilis tolerans genome contains:
- a CDS encoding DUF2130 domain-containing protein: MIVPDTIACPQCGAQIPLSDALRAHMREDFEQTLQVRLAEEHAKALAQAKADLAIDHANLTAELTEKATQLEDSRTRELALLKKARTLEDEKVALDLELERRLQAERATIEQTVETRLAEQHRLRDLEKDKQLSDLRRQIEELKRKAEQGSQQNQGEAAELDLEAMLRTAFPQDEIAPVPKGIRGADVIQRVISPGGRACGCIVWEAKNTKAWSDGWLEKLRDDRRELKADVAAIATTALPKDVKHLALVEGVWVTDFTALPGLATALRSQLIQVASARAAAQGRGTKMEQLYDYLTGTDFRQRVEAIAEAFVAMKEDLDRERRAIEKIWAAREKQLGRALSGLAGMYGDMQGLVGASLPKVAHLELGAGDGQPALPAMDHP